Proteins from one Pelorhabdus rhamnosifermentans genomic window:
- a CDS encoding efflux RND transporter periplasmic adaptor subunit, producing the protein MWERINRKKWAASLAVLLAIVGGSYYYYQSAKSQKAAAVESVAVTKGTIVSSVSATGTVKPIDAVDISSQITALIKEIKVKENDYVKAGQTLVILDDKALETTLQEAQYTVNSTAAKYKRAKYLNSIGAKSDADFEDTLLNYQNAKAAYDQAQSNLDKTVLVSPMDGVVLGQPVSVGTLVTAGVNDPTVIMMIGDVSQKKVKVKVDETDIGKIKVGQQATFTVDAYQNHTFTGNVIQIGQISTNTTSVSSTSTSSSSTSSSTASSSTSSVIYYYVTLSVDDPDNLLKTEMTARVNIKVGEKDDALLIPLAALKTSTNGQYVMVLGANGVTENVPVTVGLTSNDKVEIISGLEEGDQLVISYTKSENQSSSKQKDNGPPPM; encoded by the coding sequence ATGTGGGAACGGATTAATAGAAAAAAATGGGCAGCGAGTCTTGCTGTTTTGTTGGCGATTGTTGGCGGAAGCTACTATTATTATCAGAGTGCAAAAAGTCAGAAGGCCGCCGCCGTAGAGTCAGTGGCAGTAACGAAGGGAACGATTGTATCAAGTGTCTCGGCAACTGGCACTGTCAAACCGATAGATGCAGTCGACATTTCGTCACAAATTACGGCACTGATTAAAGAAATTAAAGTGAAGGAAAATGATTATGTCAAAGCTGGGCAAACGTTGGTGATTTTAGATGATAAGGCTCTTGAAACCACGTTGCAGGAAGCGCAGTACACTGTAAATAGCACTGCGGCAAAATATAAGCGGGCAAAGTATTTGAATTCAATTGGAGCTAAATCGGATGCGGATTTTGAAGATACCCTGCTTAACTATCAAAATGCAAAGGCCGCTTATGATCAAGCACAATCAAATTTGGACAAAACAGTCCTTGTTTCTCCGATGGATGGCGTTGTTTTGGGTCAGCCAGTCTCTGTGGGGACATTAGTGACTGCGGGTGTGAACGATCCGACTGTGATTATGATGATTGGAGATGTTTCGCAGAAAAAAGTGAAGGTCAAGGTCGATGAAACAGATATTGGCAAGATCAAAGTTGGTCAGCAGGCAACTTTTACAGTGGATGCTTATCAGAATCATACTTTTACGGGCAATGTGATTCAAATTGGTCAGATTTCAACTAACACGACTTCTGTCTCATCCACATCCACATCGTCATCGTCCACATCGTCATCAACAGCATCTTCTTCTACAAGCAGTGTCATCTATTACTATGTAACCCTTTCTGTCGACGATCCGGATAATTTATTAAAAACGGAAATGACGGCGCGTGTCAATATTAAGGTGGGTGAAAAAGATGATGCGCTTCTTATTCCACTAGCGGCTTTGAAGACGAGTACAAACGGACAGTATGTAATGGTATTGGGCGCTAATGGCGTCACAGAAAATGTGCCAGTTACAGTAGGGCTGACAAGTAATGATAAGGTGGAGATTATCAGTGGGTTAGAAGAGGGTGATCAGTTGGTTATTTCTTATACGAAGTCGGAAAATCAAAGTTCTTCTAAACAAAAAGATAATGGTCCGCCGCCGATGTAA
- a CDS encoding ABC transporter ATP-binding protein, with protein MGIFLKEVTKYYQIGEDTVAALGGISLEIKTGEFVAIMGPSGSGKSTLMNILGCLDRPSSGSYLLEGQEVATLKDDELAKTRNKRIGFVFQNFNLLSRVSALDNVALPLVYAGVTEKERMQRAALILDSVGLASRKKHLPNELSGGQRQRVAIARALINDPSIIMADEPTGNLDSHSSIEIMNIFSKLHEQEKTVILVTHEPDIAEYAKRVITVRDGLIISDEIKEQ; from the coding sequence ATGGGAATTTTTCTGAAGGAAGTAACTAAATACTATCAAATTGGCGAGGACACTGTGGCCGCTCTAGGTGGCATTTCGCTAGAGATAAAAACGGGTGAGTTTGTTGCGATTATGGGGCCTTCGGGTTCAGGAAAATCGACACTGATGAATATTCTTGGTTGTTTAGATCGACCAAGCAGCGGCTCTTATCTTTTGGAGGGACAGGAAGTGGCTACTTTAAAGGATGATGAACTGGCCAAGACACGTAATAAACGTATAGGCTTTGTATTTCAGAATTTTAATCTGTTGTCGCGCGTATCAGCTTTGGACAATGTGGCATTGCCACTTGTGTATGCAGGCGTGACGGAAAAAGAGCGGATGCAGCGGGCAGCTTTGATTTTGGATTCCGTTGGACTTGCTTCGCGCAAAAAGCATTTACCGAATGAATTGTCAGGCGGCCAACGTCAGCGGGTGGCTATTGCCAGAGCGTTGATCAATGATCCGAGTATTATTATGGCCGACGAACCAACAGGAAATTTGGATAGTCATTCTAGCATTGAAATTATGAATATCTTTAGCAAGTTGCACGAGCAAGAAAAAACGGTCATCCTGGTTACTCATGAACCAGATATTGCAGAATATGCCAAACGTGTCATTACTGTGCGGGATGGACTGATTATCAGCGATGAAATAAAGGAGCAGTAA
- a CDS encoding ABC transporter permease, whose amino-acid sequence MMFKESIVIALRALLANKLRSILTMLGIIIGVGAVIAMVSIGMGVREKVQNSIASLGSNMLIVTPGAATSQGGGHSALGTSTTLLLDDANYIKQAAKGIEYLAPTVSKSYQIVAGNQNWTTTVQGITPDYMSIRNLTVGSGSFISQRDMNSRNRVVVLGATVAENLFGEMNPTGQNVRINNTPYQVIGVLDSKGQSAMGQDQDDIVMVPLTTAQERLIGITYLHSISIQVSKMDEMDQVQDQITTLLRQRHKITGDKQDDFTVRNLTSIMAMATETTETITLLLGSIAAISLLVGGIGIMNIMMVSVTERTREIGIRKALGATYHDIMLQFLIESIVIGVLGGTWGIILGVAAAFAISAFGSLNTVISLLPILVSFGFSVAVGLFFGIYPARKAALLDPIEALRYE is encoded by the coding sequence ATCATGTTTAAAGAAAGCATTGTCATTGCACTGCGTGCTTTGCTTGCCAATAAGCTTCGTTCTATTTTAACGATGCTGGGAATTATCATTGGCGTCGGCGCCGTCATTGCTATGGTGTCCATCGGGATGGGCGTTAGGGAAAAAGTGCAAAATTCGATTGCTAGTTTGGGTAGCAATATGTTGATTGTGACGCCTGGTGCTGCCACTTCACAAGGTGGCGGGCATTCTGCTTTAGGCACTAGTACTACACTATTGCTAGATGATGCGAATTATATTAAGCAAGCTGCGAAAGGAATTGAATATTTGGCACCGACAGTCAGCAAATCTTATCAGATCGTTGCTGGAAATCAGAACTGGACAACAACGGTACAGGGAATTACGCCGGATTATATGTCGATCCGTAATTTAACAGTGGGCAGTGGTAGTTTTATTTCGCAGCGTGATATGAATTCTCGTAACCGGGTGGTAGTTTTGGGAGCTACTGTTGCGGAAAATTTATTTGGTGAGATGAATCCGACAGGGCAAAATGTTCGTATCAATAATACGCCTTATCAGGTTATTGGTGTTTTAGACAGTAAAGGCCAATCGGCCATGGGGCAAGATCAGGATGATATTGTCATGGTGCCGCTGACAACGGCACAAGAACGATTGATTGGTATTACTTATTTGCACTCCATCAGTATTCAAGTCTCTAAAATGGATGAAATGGATCAGGTACAGGACCAGATTACTACATTACTGCGTCAGCGGCATAAGATTACTGGGGATAAACAAGATGACTTTACTGTACGTAATCTAACCAGTATTATGGCAATGGCAACAGAAACAACGGAAACGATTACTTTGTTGCTTGGGAGTATTGCGGCTATTTCGCTTTTAGTTGGCGGAATTGGCATTATGAATATCATGATGGTCTCGGTAACGGAAAGAACTCGGGAAATTGGTATTAGGAAGGCACTTGGAGCAACCTATCACGATATTATGCTGCAGTTTTTGATTGAATCGATTGTGATTGGAGTGCTTGGCGGGACTTGGGGTATTATTTTAGGAGTTGCCGCAGCATTTGCCATTTCGGCGTTTGGCAGTTTAAATACGGTCATTTCGCTTTTGCCCATCTTGGTGTCTTTTGGATTTTCTGTTGCAGTGGGCTTGTTTTTTGGAATTTATCCGGCTCGGAAAGCTGCCCTGCTCGATCCCATTGAGGCATTGCGTTACGAATAA
- a CDS encoding amino acid permease, which yields MALNLKSFFNCKNSNICSQPHEPAKHGFNQSQFIIMALGNIIGSGIFLASSTVIILAGAFAPIAYLLGGLIMMSEVAFITEMSIANPAPGSFKVHAQQIFGRWWGYVIGWMFWTSAVLGMASEVTACALFMRIWFPSIPLWLFSLVFALLVTAINLCDAKGLSRVEFGLASIKIITLILFIFVGTLMAFGLSIGSARENFSIFASALTEPFLGISGLLSSMIVVLFAYTGTGIIGLAITETKQPEQTVPQAAMIVSGTVVILYTLSTVLLLALLPEQLLDKTISPFMSVFSLLNIPFATDVLNFILLTAALSSLNTQVYSSSRMLLSLAKNSEAPKQIAYKNNKGVPSKAVLLSGFTLLLAVLVSYILPEKVFIYTISASGVLALVNWMSVSATHYFYRGELIQNCPEKLKYKAPGYPYLSWIVSAFILLILASAPLYPDQIPGLWTSSAILILIGLSYWILHGPNKNS from the coding sequence ATGGCACTAAATTTAAAAAGCTTTTTCAATTGCAAAAACAGTAACATCTGTTCCCAACCTCATGAACCTGCTAAACATGGTTTTAATCAATCTCAATTTATCATTATGGCTTTAGGCAATATTATTGGCTCAGGCATTTTTCTAGCAAGTAGTACAGTCATCATCCTTGCGGGAGCATTCGCTCCCATCGCCTACTTGCTGGGCGGCCTTATTATGATGAGCGAAGTAGCCTTTATTACTGAAATGTCTATTGCAAATCCCGCACCCGGTTCATTTAAGGTCCATGCCCAACAAATTTTTGGCCGTTGGTGGGGATATGTCATCGGTTGGATGTTCTGGACAAGCGCTGTACTCGGAATGGCAAGTGAAGTAACGGCCTGTGCACTTTTTATGCGAATCTGGTTTCCGTCCATCCCCTTATGGCTATTCAGTTTGGTTTTTGCACTGCTAGTAACAGCCATCAATTTATGTGATGCAAAAGGCCTCAGTCGTGTAGAATTTGGGTTGGCCTCCATAAAAATTATTACACTCATTCTTTTCATATTCGTGGGAACATTGATGGCTTTCGGTCTTTCCATAGGATCGGCAAGGGAAAACTTTTCTATATTCGCAAGTGCACTTACAGAGCCATTCTTAGGGATTAGCGGTCTCTTATCCTCCATGATCGTTGTACTATTTGCCTACACTGGAACAGGTATTATCGGCTTGGCCATCACAGAAACAAAACAACCTGAACAAACTGTGCCTCAGGCAGCGATGATTGTCTCAGGTACCGTCGTCATCCTCTATACCCTTTCGACCGTACTGTTACTTGCCTTACTGCCAGAACAACTACTTGATAAAACCATCAGTCCCTTTATGTCAGTATTTAGCCTGCTCAATATTCCTTTTGCGACGGATGTCCTCAATTTCATCTTGTTAACTGCGGCACTCTCGTCACTTAATACGCAAGTTTACAGTTCCTCACGAATGCTGCTCTCGCTCGCCAAAAACAGCGAAGCCCCAAAACAAATCGCCTACAAAAATAACAAAGGCGTCCCCTCAAAAGCGGTACTACTCAGTGGATTCACATTGCTGCTGGCTGTTCTTGTCTCTTATATCCTGCCTGAAAAAGTATTCATCTATACAATCAGTGCCAGTGGTGTCCTGGCACTTGTCAACTGGATGAGTGTTTCCGCCACTCACTATTTCTACCGAGGCGAATTAATACAAAACTGCCCTGAAAAGTTGAAATATAAGGCACCTGGATATCCTTACTTATCTTGGATCGTGTCCGCCTTTATTTTATTGATTTTAGCATCAGCTCCACTCTATCCTGACCAAATTCCAGGACTTTGGACAAGCAGTGCCATCTTAATTTTAATAGGGTTATCCTATTGGATTCTTCATGGTCCCAACAAAAATTCATAA